ATAGAAGAACTCCGGGTGACGGTCCCGGAACCAGGCGAAATTGCTGCTGTCATGAGCACTGCCACTGCCGAAACCGACCAGGAAACCGGCCAGGTTGCCGTCGCGCTCGGCGACGCGGAAGTATTCGGCCTGCTCGTAGAAACGCTGCAGTTTGGTTGAATCCAGCGGCAGGATCGCCAGTCCGGCATTGTTGTTCAGGGCCAGGACGGAATCGAGCTCGTGCTCGCGCACGTCGCGGATGACGATCGACATTGGGACTCCGTGGGGTAACGCTATCGACCCGAAATCGGATCTGCGTCGGATTATTACATGGCAGGCCTGAAGCGGCGACCTGACGTGACGACCATCGGCATGCATGACTTCCGGCAAGAGGGCAGACGCAGGCGTTACGCCTAAGATGCGTGCATGTTGGGATACCTCAGTCATACGCGCGTCCTGCGCTTCGCCGGCCTGTTCACCTGGGCGATGATCGCCATGCCGTTGGTGTACACGTATTGGCCCGCCGCCGAAGAGGGAGACCATCGCAGTGCGGCGGAAGGTCTGCTGATGTCGACGTTCTTCGTTGGCTTTGGCGCCAGCTACTTCTGGCTGACCCGTGGTTTGAGGGGGGGCGGACACGCCCATTGGTACGACCGGCTGATCCTGCTGCTGCTCACGATCTTTGCGCTGGCGGTCAGCTATCTGAGCGGAACCGGGCTGGGCAGCATCCTGATGATGGTGGCCGCCGGTGTGATCCCCTGGTTGCTACCGCTGCGTATCGGGGTGGCCTGGCTGGTGCTCAGCCAGCTGGCCGTGCTGCCGGTTTTCTATTATTTGCGCCCGGATTTCACCTTGTTCGCTGCGTTGATGCAGTCGCTGCTGTATGGCGGCTTTTCGATGTTCATCTTCGTGACCAGCCTGGTCGCGCGCCAGCAGACCGATGCGCGCGAAGAACAGCGCCGGCTCAATGCGGAACTGCGTGCCACCCGCGCGCTGCTGGCCGAAAGCGCGCGCATCAACGAGCGCACCCGCATCTCGCGCGAGCTGCACGACCTGCTCGGTCATCACCTCACTGCGCTGAGCCTCAATCTGGAAGTGGCCGGCCACATCACCGAGGGCCAGGCGCAGGAACACGTACGCCAGGCCCATACCCTGGCCAAGCTGCTGCTCACCGACGTGCGCGAAGCGGTCAGTCAGCTGCGCGACAGTGGCGCCATCGATCTGGAAGCGGCGCTACGCCCATTGGTGACCCAGGTGCCGTCGCTGGATATCCATCTGGACATCGGTCAGCCATTGACCCTGGACGACCCCGAACGCGCGCATGTGCTGCTGCGCTGTACCCAGGAAATCATCACCAACGCGGTGCGCCACGCCGGCGCGCGCAATCTGTGGATCCAGGTGCGCCGCGATGCGGACACCGTGTTGATCGATGCGCGCGACGACGGCCAGGGTGCCGACGCGGTCGCGCCCGGCAATGGCCTGCGCGGCATGCGCGAACGCCTGAACCAGTATGGTGGACAGCTCGAGATTCAAACCCGGCGGGGTGACGGCTTTTGCCTGCGCATCTCCGTTCCAGGCGCGCCGGCACTGATGCCCGCGGCCATTACTCAAGGAGTGTCGTGATGATCCGTGTGTGCCTGGTCGATGACCAAACCTTGGTACGGCAGGGCATCCGCTCGCTGCTGGCCCTGGACGCCGGGATCGAGGTGGTGGCCGAGGCGGCCGATGGCCGGCAGGCGGTGGAGCAGATTCCGCAGATCCAGCCGGACGTGGTGCTGATGGACATGCGCATGCCGGTGATGTCCGGCCTGGAAGCGCTGCAGATGCTCTCGCGCAACGGCACCTTGCCGCCGACCATCATCCTGACCACCTTCGACGACGACCAACTGGTGCTGGCCGGGCTCAAGGCCGGCGCCAAGGGCTACCTGCTCAAGGACGTTTCGCTGGAGCAATTGGTCGGCGCGATCCGCACCGTGGCCGACGGCGGCTCGCTGGTGCAGCCGGCGGTGACCCAGCGCCTGCTGTCGGGCCTGGAGCACATGCGCAACGAGTTCGTCAGCCTCGACCGGCCCGACCCGCTCACCGACCGCGAGACCGAGATCCTGCGCCTGATGGCCAGCGGCTTTTCCAACAAGGAGATCGCCAATTCGCTGGGCGTGGCGGAGGGGACGATCAAGAATCACGTGTCCAACATCCTGTCCAAGCTGGGCGTGCGCGACCGCACCCGGGCGGTGCTGAAGGCGTTCGAGCTGCAGCTGGTCTGAGCCACAGGATGCCCGGCCCGGCGCAGCGCGCCGTGCGTTCGCGTGCGCGCAAGCCAATGGCTTGCAAGCAGCGCCCGCTCACCCTGTCCAAGCTGGGCGTGCGCGACCGCACCCGGGCAGTGCTGAAGGCGTTCGAGCTGCAGCTGGTCTGAGCACAGGATGCCCGGCCCGGCGCAGCGCGCCGTGCGTTCGCGGGCGCGCAAGCCAGTGGCTTGCAAGCAGCGCCCGCTCACCCTGTCCAAGCTGGGCGTGCGCGACCGCACCCGGGCAGTGCTGAAGGCGTTCGAGTTGCAGCTGGTCTGAGGGTACGGAACCCCGGCGTGCAGGGTGTCGGTGCACGCTGGCACCGCGTCTGGCCGATGCGCTTGTTCATCGCGGCGCAGTCGTCTACAAGTGAACGGAACAGGCTGCCTACCCGCAATGGCGAGGGAGTGCGTCCCGTGCATCACACGCGCTCGCGTCATCGCGTGCATGATGTCCGCGCGCAATCGCTGCAAACCCTTGTCCAGGTTGCGATTGCGCCTTTGCACCACGCGGCGCGAGCGCGCGGATGACACCGCAGGACCGCGCTACCCGTCGCACAACTGAACATCTTTCTCGAAGCCTGCTAGGATGGCGGCTTCGCTTCACTCAACCCGGCCGTGGGATCGGCCCCGGAGACCTCCTGAATGACCCGTATTATCGAGTTCCTGATCGCCTTGGGGATCGTGGCTGGCTTGTTTGTCGTGGTGGGCTTGGTGTTGCCCTCGGAGCGGCAGATGTCCGAGAGTGTCGAGACCAACCGCAGGATGACGATTGTTTACGACACCGTGAACAGCTTCCGTCGTTTCAAGGATTGGAACCCGCTTGTGCTGCGTGATCCCAAGATCCAGCTGAAGCTGGCCGGCCCGGAAGAGGGCAAGGGTGCACGCGTTGAATACAGCTCCACTGAAGGCTACATCGGTCAGGGCAGCTGGGAGATCACCAACAGCGTCAAGAACGAGCGCGTTGAGATCTCGATCGAAGATCCCACCAAGGGCTACGACAAGGTCACCAACTTCACGTTGAAGCCGACCGGCAAGAACAACAAGAACGTGCGCATCACCCAGGACTACAGCGTCAAGTACGGCTGGAACCTGTTTGGTCGCTACGCGGGCTTGTACGTCAGCCGGCATGTCGGCGATGACCTGAAGCTGGGTCTGTCGCGCCTGGCCACCGCACTGGCCACCGTGCCGAACTTCGACTACCGCGCCGAGCTGGAAGGCAAGCCGGTGTTGAGCGATCTCAAGCTCGTCGATGTGCCTGCCGAGGACCTGCTGGTCGTCACCGCCGGCAACATCGATCGCGACAACGAGACGATCAAGAAGTCGATCAAGGACAACCAGGAGTGGATCAAGCGCGTCATGGATTCCAATGGCCTCGAGCCGTCGGGTCCGGTGCGGATCGTCACCACCGACTTCGCCACCGACAAGTACGCGTTTGACGTCGTGCAGCCGGTGCGCAAGAAGGCCGGCGGCGCTGCCAAGACCGACGCCAAGGCCGACACCGCCAAGGCTGACGACAAGAAGGACGACGCCGCTGCTGCTGCACCTGTCGACGCAACCCCGGTTGCCGCGACGGGTGAAGAGTTGAAGGTCAACATCCCGACCGAAGCACCGGTGAAGTACGAGCGCACCAAGGCGCACCGTTCCGCGTTCGCAACCTACGCAGGCCACATGGCCGGCCTGGATGCAGTGCGTAACTCGCTGCGCGCTTGGGCTGCCACCAGCGGCAACGACGTGACCGAGCGTCCGTACGAGTCGTGGAAGGGTGGGGTGGACAAGTCGTTCACGCAGGACGGTACCTACGACGTCTACTGGGCCATCAAGTAATCGTTTCACCACGATGATGTGATCCAGACGAAAACGCGCCGCATCCTTGCGGCGCGTTTTTTTTTGCGCTGCGGCGCTGCCTTTGGAACTGCCACCATGTCGTTGCCTGATCGTCGCAAGAAACATCCTTCGCTCCTGGCCTTTGTGGGAGCGCTGCTGGCCGCCGCCGCAGTGGGGCTATCGGCCTACGCCTCGCATGGTGTGGCCGATGCGCTGGTGCAATCGCGCCTGCAACTGGCCGCGCTGTACGCCTTCGGCCATGGCGCCGTGTTGGTGGTGCTGGGCGGTGCTGAGACCCGCGCGCTGGGCCGCATCGGCCTGTACCTGCTGTTGCTTGGCACCCTGCTGTTTGCCGGCAGCCTGGTTGGCGGCGCGTTGCTGCACTGGCCCACCAGCCTGGCGCCGATCGGCGGGGTCAGC
The nucleotide sequence above comes from Xanthomonas campestris pv. campestris str. ATCC 33913. Encoded proteins:
- a CDS encoding response regulator; the protein is MIRVCLVDDQTLVRQGIRSLLALDAGIEVVAEAADGRQAVEQIPQIQPDVVLMDMRMPVMSGLEALQMLSRNGTLPPTIILTTFDDDQLVLAGLKAGAKGYLLKDVSLEQLVGAIRTVADGGSLVQPAVTQRLLSGLEHMRNEFVSLDRPDPLTDRETEILRLMASGFSNKEIANSLGVAEGTIKNHVSNILSKLGVRDRTRAVLKAFELQLV
- a CDS encoding DUF423 domain-containing protein, with the translated sequence MSLPDRRKKHPSLLAFVGALLAAAAVGLSAYASHGVADALVQSRLQLAALYAFGHGAVLVVLGGAETRALGRIGLYLLLLGTLLFAGSLVGGALLHWPTSLAPIGGVSLMLGWVVLAIGALRR
- a CDS encoding sensor histidine kinase, producing the protein MLGYLSHTRVLRFAGLFTWAMIAMPLVYTYWPAAEEGDHRSAAEGLLMSTFFVGFGASYFWLTRGLRGGGHAHWYDRLILLLLTIFALAVSYLSGTGLGSILMMVAAGVIPWLLPLRIGVAWLVLSQLAVLPVFYYLRPDFTLFAALMQSLLYGGFSMFIFVTSLVARQQTDAREEQRRLNAELRATRALLAESARINERTRISRELHDLLGHHLTALSLNLEVAGHITEGQAQEHVRQAHTLAKLLLTDVREAVSQLRDSGAIDLEAALRPLVTQVPSLDIHLDIGQPLTLDDPERAHVLLRCTQEIITNAVRHAGARNLWIQVRRDADTVLIDARDDGQGADAVAPGNGLRGMRERLNQYGGQLEIQTRRGDGFCLRISVPGAPALMPAAITQGVS
- a CDS encoding SRPBCC family protein, with product MTRIIEFLIALGIVAGLFVVVGLVLPSERQMSESVETNRRMTIVYDTVNSFRRFKDWNPLVLRDPKIQLKLAGPEEGKGARVEYSSTEGYIGQGSWEITNSVKNERVEISIEDPTKGYDKVTNFTLKPTGKNNKNVRITQDYSVKYGWNLFGRYAGLYVSRHVGDDLKLGLSRLATALATVPNFDYRAELEGKPVLSDLKLVDVPAEDLLVVTAGNIDRDNETIKKSIKDNQEWIKRVMDSNGLEPSGPVRIVTTDFATDKYAFDVVQPVRKKAGGAAKTDAKADTAKADDKKDDAAAAAPVDATPVAATGEELKVNIPTEAPVKYERTKAHRSAFATYAGHMAGLDAVRNSLRAWAATSGNDVTERPYESWKGGVDKSFTQDGTYDVYWAIK